One part of the Pseudemcibacter aquimaris genome encodes these proteins:
- a CDS encoding pyridoxal phosphate-dependent aminotransferase, producing MEVSRRSFLGGTAAAATCMGIGIENSVAAPSGQFDLSMMMPDGAIRLNFNENALGPSSLAIAGAEAGIKEGYRYAIGGFLKPLLAEYHDIDKDWILMGTGSTELQRLAPISHLQDGGNVVTGTHTWDGGYQVAKNMGREVKHVPLIPEKGYSFDIDRMMDAVDADTKIFMVVTPNNPTGAVAPYDELKKVADNLPEGVLFVIDEAYADYLPDGWKNGLDLIKEGYKNVLITRTFSKAQAMAGFRVGYGIGHPDILSKITKFGCGPGSISMVTFGAVQGALQDIEHTRKSRAHVESCRNYFESEAAKLGITTVAGVPPFILLEMGDRSDAIVDELKKQKIFINYGRNWGLNSHIRISYGLKSENEAFFKAFKELI from the coding sequence ATGGAAGTATCAAGAAGAAGTTTTCTGGGGGGAACAGCAGCTGCAGCTACTTGCATGGGCATTGGTATTGAAAACAGTGTTGCTGCACCAAGTGGACAGTTTGATCTTTCGATGATGATGCCGGATGGTGCAATTCGCCTTAATTTTAATGAAAATGCCCTTGGCCCATCATCACTTGCTATTGCTGGCGCAGAAGCAGGCATTAAAGAAGGGTACCGTTATGCAATTGGCGGTTTCTTAAAACCCTTGCTCGCGGAATATCATGATATCGATAAAGACTGGATCTTGATGGGGACAGGGTCAACGGAGCTTCAGCGACTTGCGCCCATTTCACATTTACAAGATGGCGGGAATGTTGTGACCGGAACCCATACCTGGGATGGTGGATATCAAGTGGCCAAAAACATGGGGCGCGAAGTGAAGCATGTCCCGCTTATCCCTGAAAAAGGATACAGTTTTGATATTGACCGTATGATGGATGCGGTTGATGCAGATACCAAAATTTTTATGGTGGTCACGCCGAATAATCCAACGGGGGCGGTGGCACCCTATGATGAGCTTAAAAAAGTTGCGGACAACCTACCCGAAGGTGTTCTTTTCGTGATTGATGAGGCATACGCCGATTACCTGCCGGATGGATGGAAAAACGGGCTGGATCTGATTAAGGAAGGATATAAAAACGTTCTGATCACCCGCACATTTTCAAAGGCACAAGCCATGGCCGGTTTTCGTGTGGGATATGGTATTGGCCATCCTGATATTTTAAGCAAAATCACAAAATTCGGCTGCGGCCCCGGTTCCATCAGCATGGTGACATTTGGTGCTGTGCAGGGCGCGTTACAGGATATTGAACACACAAGAAAATCCCGTGCCCATGTTGAAAGTTGCCGCAATTATTTTGAAAGTGAGGCCGCAAAACTTGGCATCACGACTGTTGCCGGTGTGCCGCCCTTTATCCTTCTTGAAATGGGTGACCGCAGTGACGCGATCGTTGATGAGTTAAAGAAACAAAAAATCTTTATCAATTATGGGCGTAATTGGGGCCTTAATAGCCACATCCGAATTTCATATGGATTAAAATCGGAAAATGAAGCGTTCTTCAAGGCGTTTAAAGAGTTAATTTAA
- a CDS encoding HpcH/HpaI aldolase family protein: MTELMTRQSEFRSRMLAGEELIGCFVKTPHHSMVEVMGNSELDFLVIDQEHSPFDLGGLDACLLAGKATDMPMFVRIQQNTATGMLWPLDCGATGVIVPHVATAEKAAEIAGGGRYRNGNRGFAGTQRAGGYSTKPMNEYIDQADSETVIIAQIEDVEAVNNIEDIVKEKEIDCIFLGRMDLTVGYGASSPTDEVVMDAVRHVCNVARKAGKRISAYAKTHEKDMLRELGVTMFALGSEHNLIQSGIQNLKDEFY; the protein is encoded by the coding sequence ATGACAGAATTAATGACGCGACAATCTGAATTTCGCAGCCGCATGCTGGCTGGGGAAGAACTCATCGGCTGTTTTGTGAAAACACCGCATCATTCCATGGTGGAAGTCATGGGCAATTCGGAACTGGATTTCCTTGTGATCGATCAGGAACACAGCCCATTCGATCTTGGGGGCCTTGATGCTTGTTTACTTGCAGGAAAGGCAACAGACATGCCGATGTTTGTGCGTATTCAACAAAATACGGCGACTGGCATGCTGTGGCCACTTGATTGTGGGGCGACAGGGGTGATCGTGCCCCATGTGGCCACCGCAGAAAAGGCAGCCGAAATTGCAGGCGGCGGCCGTTACCGTAACGGAAACCGCGGTTTCGCCGGAACGCAGCGTGCGGGTGGATACAGTACAAAACCAATGAATGAATATATTGATCAGGCAGATAGTGAAACCGTCATCATCGCACAGATCGAAGACGTAGAAGCCGTCAACAACATTGAAGACATCGTGAAAGAGAAAGAAATTGACTGTATTTTCCTTGGCCGCATGGATTTAACCGTCGGTTACGGCGCATCATCGCCCACCGATGAAGTGGTTATGGATGCGGTAAGGCACGTGTGTAATGTGGCAAGGAAAGCGGGGAAACGCATTTCCGCATATGCAAAAACACATGAAAAAGACATGCTTCGTGAACTGGGGGTGACCATGTTCGCGCTGGGGTCAGAACATAACCTGATCCAATCCGGCATTCAGAATTTAAAAGACGAATTTTATTAA
- a CDS encoding OprO/OprP family phosphate-selective porin: MYTLKSVLVGATALSAFFVVSSSHAQDNSIAFLNSDPVPPVKSADGMREYNIRGRMMLDYSAGSDDNPDNNFSGTKLRAGWFGIDAKVNNNVSFKFEADLSTDTVVVRDALVRYTDKDWNVTVGNIRVPHTIDFMTPLSQTTLMERSASRFAFGFGRAMGAIFATGSDNWGLTLGLFQGGYKFTAAENEGFIGSVRGSVGGKVGAGKWMLASSARYRNRNDEGALTYKSKAITRQSMTVSSFASQATKDNLYTLESALTQGSLFATAEYYHLNAKDAIDVGTNAKLSGGYAEVGYILTGEERPMNIKSGAWGRPQVASPLGSGGKGLWMVSARYDVLDLNDKTALGGEQTNYIASVTWYMTRFMRAIMEYGHTVVKDRDFLGHKNNADVMGMRFNIDW, from the coding sequence ATGTATACGTTAAAATCTGTTTTGGTGGGCGCGACTGCGCTGTCAGCTTTTTTCGTTGTGTCAAGTTCGCATGCACAGGATAATTCAATTGCATTTTTAAATTCTGATCCGGTTCCGCCAGTAAAATCGGCGGATGGAATGCGTGAATATAACATTCGTGGCCGTATGATGTTGGATTATAGCGCGGGCAGCGATGATAACCCTGATAATAATTTTTCAGGTACAAAATTGCGCGCTGGATGGTTTGGTATTGATGCAAAGGTAAACAATAACGTTTCCTTTAAATTCGAAGCGGATCTTTCAACGGATACTGTTGTCGTACGGGATGCGCTTGTTCGGTACACGGATAAAGATTGGAATGTGACCGTTGGTAATATCAGGGTGCCACATACAATTGATTTTATGACACCATTAAGCCAGACAACATTGATGGAACGAAGCGCATCACGATTTGCATTCGGTTTTGGCCGTGCCATGGGTGCCATATTCGCGACGGGAAGTGATAATTGGGGGCTTACCCTTGGGCTGTTTCAAGGTGGATATAAATTTACAGCCGCTGAAAATGAAGGGTTTATCGGATCTGTTCGCGGTTCCGTTGGCGGTAAAGTTGGCGCGGGTAAATGGATGCTTGCATCATCCGCCAGATACCGCAACAGAAATGATGAAGGCGCGCTTACCTATAAATCCAAGGCCATCACTAGGCAATCTATGACTGTGAGCAGCTTTGCAAGTCAGGCGACCAAAGATAATCTATATACGCTTGAATCTGCCTTAACACAGGGAAGTCTGTTCGCGACGGCAGAATATTATCATTTGAACGCAAAAGACGCGATTGATGTTGGCACAAACGCAAAGCTTTCCGGCGGATATGCAGAAGTTGGATATATTCTGACGGGTGAAGAACGCCCGATGAATATTAAATCTGGCGCTTGGGGCCGTCCGCAAGTGGCAAGTCCCCTTGGCAGTGGTGGTAAGGGCCTGTGGATGGTTTCTGCGCGTTATGATGTCCTTGATTTGAATGATAAAACGGCGCTTGGCGGTGAACAGACAAATTATATCGCAAGCGTCACATGGTATATGACACGCTTCATGCGTGCGATCATGGAATATGGACATACAGTGGTAAAAGACCGCGATTTCCTTGGTCACAAAAATAACGCTGATGTTATGGGGATGCGTTTTAATATTGATTGGTAG
- a CDS encoding cupin domain-containing protein → MTIPNVNWDDMEWKKIRDGVYQKAFTGEGATLAMHKLEPQHEPKPHKHIYEQIVYIMGGTVDFHVGDEVFRLTKGGMLVVPPNVMHHAVVVGDEDVLNLDIFTPKRPEFFE, encoded by the coding sequence ATGACGATACCTAATGTGAACTGGGATGATATGGAATGGAAAAAAATCCGTGACGGCGTTTATCAAAAGGCATTCACGGGTGAAGGGGCGACCCTTGCCATGCATAAGCTTGAACCACAGCACGAGCCAAAACCACATAAACATATTTACGAACAAATCGTTTATATCATGGGGGGTACCGTTGATTTCCACGTGGGCGATGAGGTTTTCCGCCTAACCAAGGGTGGAATGCTTGTGGTGCCACCAAATGTGATGCATCACGCCGTTGTGGTTGGTGACGAAGATGTTCTTAATTTGGATATCTTTACCCCGAAACGTCCGGAATTTTTCGAGTAA
- a CDS encoding amidohydrolase family protein, whose product MKKILALISVFIVFTNTAVANDGTIAFVGARIIDGTDATPLENGVLVITDGRIRAMGYMDDVTLPDGTTVIDVSGKTIMPGIINAHGHVGDVIGLQGGHYTADNLLRQLSLYARYGVTTVNSLGGDGEEGFAIRDIQNNAGLNRARIMVAGSVVSGTNEDAIRAEVNKNADMGANYIKMRLDDNLGRSQKMPYELFDALLDQAHNRRLPLAVHLFYLDDAKYILRAGADLIAHSIRDKHVDDEFVGLIKSKDICYVPTLTREVSAFAYAEKPEFFNDPFFLKEVDPAVLRELMTAERRERVKNSPTAAGYKAGLNIAMENIDLLNMADVKIAMGTDTGVAARFQGYFEHMEMHMMADAGMSPMEIIRASTGVAAACIGAHDVGTLTPGKWGDLVVLSDNPAEDIRNTKSIESVWIAGNRVPD is encoded by the coding sequence ATGAAAAAAATCTTGGCTTTAATTTCAGTATTTATTGTATTTACAAATACGGCTGTTGCAAATGATGGAACCATTGCATTTGTCGGCGCAAGGATTATTGACGGGACGGACGCAACGCCCCTTGAAAATGGTGTGCTGGTAATCACCGATGGTCGCATTCGTGCTATGGGGTACATGGATGATGTGACGTTGCCTGACGGTACGACAGTGATTGATGTATCGGGTAAAACTATTATGCCGGGTATCATCAACGCCCATGGCCATGTGGGTGATGTAATCGGGCTTCAGGGTGGGCATTACACTGCGGATAATCTGTTGCGTCAGCTTTCCTTATACGCGAGATACGGTGTTACGACCGTCAACAGCCTGGGTGGTGATGGTGAAGAGGGCTTTGCCATCCGCGATATCCAAAATAACGCAGGTCTAAACCGTGCGCGTATTATGGTGGCGGGCAGTGTGGTTAGCGGAACTAATGAAGATGCCATCCGTGCAGAAGTAAACAAAAACGCAGATATGGGTGCGAATTACATAAAAATGCGCCTTGATGATAATCTGGGGCGGTCACAGAAAATGCCATATGAATTGTTTGATGCGCTACTGGATCAAGCCCACAATAGACGTTTACCGCTTGCCGTTCATTTATTCTATCTGGATGATGCCAAATATATTTTGCGGGCTGGTGCAGATTTAATAGCCCATAGCATTCGCGACAAGCATGTTGATGATGAATTTGTGGGGCTTATCAAATCAAAAGATATTTGTTATGTGCCGACCTTAACGCGTGAGGTATCTGCGTTTGCCTATGCCGAGAAACCAGAGTTTTTTAATGACCCGTTCTTTTTAAAAGAAGTTGATCCGGCTGTTCTTCGTGAATTAATGACGGCGGAAAGGCGAGAGCGCGTGAAAAACAGCCCAACGGCCGCCGGATATAAAGCGGGGCTTAATATTGCGATGGAAAATATCGACCTGTTAAACATGGCTGATGTCAAAATTGCAATGGGGACAGACACGGGTGTTGCCGCACGGTTCCAAGGGTATTTCGAACATATGGAAATGCACATGATGGCGGATGCGGGCATGTCGCCGATGGAAATTATTCGTGCCTCAACTGGTGTTGCGGCAGCCTGTATTGGTGCACATGATGTGGGCACCTTAACGCCCGGAAAATGGGGTGATTTGGTTGTGCTTTCTGATAACCCGGCTGAAGATATCAGAAATACAAAATCCATAGAAAGTGTCTGGATCGCGGGTAACAGGGTGCCGGATTAA
- the hisC gene encoding histidinol-phosphate transaminase, with protein sequence MTDNNSPKIKPNDYVQDSPPQIQPPANTKGPDFKISLAFNESPYPPSPKAVEAYHNAVGMLNRYPNYYSADVRQVLGEKYGLDDTKIMCAAGSEQILSYIARAYIGEGDEVIHPRYGFMVYRFNIAMQGATAVAIQHDDDFVIQVDNILNAVTDKTRVVFFDNPGNPTGTYVKYDEVVRLREELPDHILLVLDAAYAEFADKDDYDCGFDLVDKHENVIVTRTLSKLYGLSGLRIGWAYSTNDIINTMMHLKGGFNVSKPAQMAGAAAVLDQDYADETLKKCQNGIAYLTNELRAIGLKVTDSVCNFIMLHFESRDQMKACDTFLKENGIMVGPLGAYGLDQTLRITVGTDDENKAFIDTMKNFMGK encoded by the coding sequence ATGACAGATAATAATTCACCAAAAATCAAGCCAAATGATTATGTGCAGGATTCACCACCACAAATCCAGCCACCCGCGAATACAAAAGGGCCGGACTTTAAAATCAGTCTTGCGTTTAACGAAAGTCCATATCCACCAAGCCCAAAAGCGGTTGAGGCTTATCACAATGCTGTAGGGATGTTGAACAGATACCCGAATTATTATTCGGCGGATGTAAGACAGGTTCTTGGTGAAAAATACGGCCTTGATGATACCAAGATCATGTGTGCGGCCGGGTCAGAACAAATTTTAAGCTATATCGCGCGCGCCTATATCGGCGAAGGCGATGAGGTTATCCACCCACGATATGGATTTATGGTTTACCGTTTTAACATCGCCATGCAAGGGGCAACGGCGGTAGCCATCCAACACGACGATGATTTCGTTATTCAGGTTGATAACATTTTAAATGCAGTGACCGATAAAACCCGTGTTGTTTTCTTTGATAATCCCGGCAACCCAACCGGCACATACGTCAAATATGACGAGGTCGTAAGATTACGCGAAGAATTACCGGATCATATTTTACTGGTTCTTGATGCGGCTTACGCGGAATTTGCTGATAAGGATGATTATGATTGTGGTTTCGATCTTGTTGATAAACATGAAAACGTCATCGTTACACGCACGCTTTCAAAACTTTACGGCTTAAGCGGCCTGCGGATTGGCTGGGCATATTCCACCAACGATATAATCAACACCATGATGCATTTAAAGGGCGGCTTTAACGTATCAAAGCCCGCGCAAATGGCGGGTGCTGCAGCCGTTCTTGATCAGGATTACGCAGATGAAACTTTAAAGAAATGCCAGAACGGCATAGCTTATCTGACAAATGAGCTACGCGCCATAGGACTAAAGGTCACGGATAGTGTTTGTAATTTCATTATGTTACATTTTGAAAGCCGCGATCAAATGAAAGCATGTGATACTTTTCTAAAAGAAAACGGTATCATGGTTGGCCCGCTTGGCGCATATGGCCTTGATCAAACATTGCGTATCACCGTTGGCACGGATGATGAAAACAAAGCCTTTATTGACACAATGAAAAATTTTATGGGGAAATAA
- a CDS encoding DUF6282 family protein, whose amino-acid sequence MIKNIPDRINSTTEQSPAAKYDDALLSELLEGAIDLHCHSGPSVMPRCIDHIEVMKEGAEAGLRAILIKDHYYSATPVTELLMRHFGELNVEMLSGVPLNNSTGGINRFAVDHGIKLGAKLVWMPTFSSKNHIDHHKSDKDFEKKFPTTKEKMLAPIELSVLDDNGNLIDEVKFILDMIAEADIVLSGGHLHITEIFPLFEEAKKRGVKKLLVNHPSYLIDATYEEMGELVKMGAFLEHSMCMFVPGSKFHFYTPENLDKLIKAGTVDRTILGSDLGQVGNPTPVEGFKNVIATCLDIGYSHDDIKKMVGGNAARLMGL is encoded by the coding sequence ATGATTAAAAATATCCCTGACAGGATTAATTCAACCACTGAACAATCACCAGCCGCAAAATATGACGATGCGCTGCTTTCTGAATTATTAGAAGGGGCGATCGACCTTCATTGCCATAGCGGGCCAAGCGTAATGCCACGCTGTATCGATCATATCGAAGTGATGAAAGAAGGGGCAGAGGCAGGCCTTCGTGCAATCCTGATTAAGGACCATTATTATTCCGCGACGCCCGTGACGGAATTATTGATGCGCCATTTCGGTGAATTAAATGTTGAAATGTTATCCGGTGTGCCGCTTAACAATTCCACAGGTGGTATAAACCGATTTGCGGTGGATCATGGCATTAAACTGGGTGCGAAACTTGTGTGGATGCCAACATTTTCATCGAAAAACCATATTGATCATCATAAATCGGATAAGGATTTCGAAAAGAAATTCCCAACCACCAAAGAAAAGATGCTGGCCCCGATTGAGCTTTCGGTGCTGGATGATAACGGCAACCTGATTGATGAGGTTAAATTTATCCTTGATATGATCGCGGAAGCTGACATTGTTCTTTCCGGCGGGCATTTACACATTACGGAAATTTTCCCACTGTTTGAAGAGGCGAAAAAGCGCGGCGTTAAAAAGCTGCTCGTTAATCATCCATCATATCTGATTGATGCCACTTACGAAGAAATGGGTGAACTGGTGAAAATGGGTGCCTTTCTGGAACATAGTATGTGTATGTTTGTACCGGGATCAAAGTTTCATTTTTATACGCCAGAAAATCTGGACAAACTGATTAAGGCGGGAACCGTTGACCGAACCATTCTTGGCTCTGATCTGGGACAGGTCGGCAACCCAACCCCGGTAGAAGGGTTTAAAAACGTTATTGCAACCTGTCTTGATATCGGATATTCCCACGACGATATTAAAAAAATGGTTGGTGGCAATGCCGCCCGCTTAATGGGGCTTTAG
- a CDS encoding aldehyde dehydrogenase: protein MDLPDYNGWKKLASELEHKTKPFIGGDYVDSASDNIYQTINPATEQVTAEISACNRDDVDMAVRYARAAFNKGTWSRMAARDRGAVLQKLAVLVHENADELALMECINVGKPIMEARMADINLASAALKWYGEAIDKLTDEIIATPDNVRASITREPMGVVGVVVPWNFPLLMACWKIAPALAAGNSVVVKPSEQTPQSILKLAELAIKAGMPDGVFNVVPGTGIDAGAALGLHNDVDCLTFTGSTTVGKKFLEYSGQSNMKSVWLECGGKNPNIVMADCPDMDKAVMNAAMNVFFNQGEICAAASRLLVEESIRDEFVARVAEIGKTRVPGDPLNPETNLGAIVDKTQFDRINGYIAKGKEEGADLVLGGDTATINDSGYYINPTIFQNVTNDMTIAREEIFGPVIAAISFKDIDEAIEIANDSPYGLAAGIWTSNINVAHRAARDIQAGAVSINSYNSIDIALPFGGYKQSGIGVDKSIHAIEKYTNMKSTWLELD, encoded by the coding sequence ATGGATCTGCCTGATTATAATGGCTGGAAAAAACTGGCCTCTGAACTTGAACATAAAACAAAGCCATTTATCGGCGGTGATTATGTGGATAGCGCCAGCGACAATATATACCAGACCATCAATCCGGCAACCGAACAGGTCACAGCGGAAATTTCCGCCTGTAACCGTGATGATGTTGATATGGCAGTGCGTTATGCACGTGCCGCCTTTAACAAGGGCACATGGTCCCGCATGGCCGCCCGTGACCGCGGTGCGGTTTTACAAAAATTGGCCGTTCTAGTTCATGAAAATGCTGATGAACTGGCATTAATGGAATGCATCAATGTGGGTAAGCCAATTATGGAAGCCCGCATGGCCGATATCAATCTGGCCAGTGCTGCATTAAAATGGTACGGCGAGGCCATCGATAAATTAACCGATGAAATCATCGCAACACCCGATAATGTGCGCGCCAGTATCACCCGTGAACCGATGGGCGTTGTTGGTGTGGTTGTGCCGTGGAATTTCCCACTGCTGATGGCATGCTGGAAAATTGCCCCTGCCCTTGCGGCCGGTAACAGCGTGGTTGTTAAACCATCCGAACAAACACCGCAATCGATCCTTAAACTGGCCGAACTTGCCATAAAAGCTGGCATGCCGGATGGTGTGTTTAATGTGGTGCCCGGAACGGGTATTGATGCCGGTGCGGCGCTTGGCCTTCATAACGATGTGGACTGTTTAACATTCACCGGGTCAACGACTGTTGGGAAAAAGTTCCTTGAATATTCCGGGCAAAGCAACATGAAATCCGTATGGCTTGAATGCGGTGGCAAAAACCCGAACATCGTTATGGCTGATTGTCCCGATATGGATAAGGCCGTCATGAATGCGGCCATGAATGTATTTTTTAACCAAGGGGAAATCTGCGCCGCTGCATCAAGATTACTTGTGGAAGAAAGCATTCGTGATGAATTTGTCGCCCGTGTTGCAGAAATCGGCAAAACACGTGTCCCCGGTGACCCGTTAAACCCGGAAACCAATCTTGGTGCCATTGTTGATAAAACACAATTCGACCGCATTAACGGCTATATCGCCAAGGGTAAAGAAGAAGGGGCAGATTTGGTCCTTGGCGGTGATACCGCAACCATTAATGACAGCGGATATTACATCAACCCGACCATATTCCAGAATGTAACCAATGATATGACCATCGCACGCGAGGAAATATTTGGCCCGGTCATTGCCGCGATCAGCTTTAAAGACATCGATGAAGCCATCGAAATAGCCAACGATAGCCCATATGGCCTCGCCGCGGGTATCTGGACATCAAACATTAACGTCGCCCACCGCGCCGCACGTGACATTCAAGCGGGCGCCGTATCCATCAACAGCTATAACAGCATCGACATTGCCTTGCCATTCGGCGGATACAAACAATCCGGTATCGGCGTCGATAAATCCATCCATGCTATTGAGAAATACACGAACATGAAATCAACTTGGCTTGAGCTGGATTAG
- a CDS encoding tRNA-dihydrouridine synthase: MNKFAIKIGDTLLKNPLICGSGEHFIELSGMERALKAGAAAVVIKSTNESDAAKEQLEKTDYALIDSDFNKINWDHNPPRGASLFNRSGLHPLPFDEWLDLAIKADELAKTYDAYAVASLIPADIDNLIHMAKEVEKAGIRILEVNVGAPHGKEAAKGAILLEQEADHIREITEKLRAAVDMPLWIKLAGQSPEVPAMAEAAMKAGADTVTLMGRYMGFIPDIETGEPILGTHAAIGGSWALPLTAHHLVKTRERIGKNYPVMATNGARNGNDIIRFMISGASAVQMTSAIFTGGFEVIEKSLKQIEDYLNEKNMTANDLVGLAADKVKTYAEQQNNKEYWREFTPE, from the coding sequence ATGAACAAATTCGCCATCAAAATTGGTGACACTCTGCTTAAAAATCCGCTGATTTGTGGGTCTGGTGAGCATTTCATTGAACTTTCCGGAATGGAACGCGCCTTAAAAGCGGGCGCGGCAGCGGTGGTGATTAAATCCACCAACGAATCTGATGCGGCGAAAGAACAGCTTGAAAAAACCGATTACGCCCTGATTGACAGTGATTTCAACAAGATTAACTGGGATCATAATCCGCCACGGGGCGCGAGCCTTTTTAACCGATCTGGCCTTCACCCATTACCATTTGATGAATGGCTTGACCTTGCAATTAAGGCCGACGAACTTGCCAAAACATATGATGCTTACGCGGTGGCGAGCCTGATCCCCGCAGACATCGACAATTTGATCCACATGGCAAAAGAGGTCGAAAAAGCAGGCATCAGAATACTTGAGGTCAACGTCGGCGCGCCGCATGGGAAAGAAGCCGCAAAGGGCGCAATCCTGCTTGAACAGGAAGCGGATCATATCCGTGAGATAACAGAAAAATTACGTGCGGCTGTTGATATGCCATTATGGATAAAGCTTGCGGGACAAAGCCCCGAAGTTCCTGCCATGGCAGAGGCGGCAATGAAGGCTGGCGCGGACACAGTCACCTTAATGGGGCGATATATGGGCTTTATTCCCGATATTGAGACCGGTGAACCGATCCTTGGCACCCATGCGGCCATTGGCGGATCATGGGCATTACCGCTTACCGCGCATCATTTGGTAAAAACCCGTGAACGCATTGGTAAAAATTATCCGGTTATGGCCACCAATGGCGCCCGTAACGGTAATGATATCATCCGGTTCATGATATCCGGTGCAAGTGCGGTGCAAATGACCAGTGCCATATTTACTGGTGGTTTTGAAGTAATCGAAAAATCATTAAAGCAGATAGAAGATTATCTGAATGAAAAGAACATGACGGCAAATGATTTGGTCGGCCTTGCTGCTGATAAGGTAAAAACATATGCTGAACAGCAAAATAATAAAGAATATTGGCGCGAATTTACGCCCGAATAA